From Halobacillus sp. Marseille-Q1614, the proteins below share one genomic window:
- the bioA gene encoding adenosylmethionine--8-amino-7-oxononanoate transaminase — protein sequence MDLIDKSKKYLWLPFTQMKDYDDEPLIIESGKGIKVKDINGKEYFDAFSSVWLNVHGHRKKELDDAVRAQLNKIAHSTLLGMTNVPATELAEELVKIAPDSVSRVFYSDSGAEAVEIAVKMAYQYWQNIGETNKQKFISIKNGYHGDTIGAVSVGAIDIFHKVYGPLMFEGYKTTVPHVYRYPEEDAEKCRDEALETLETLLKEHHQEIAGLTIESMVQGAGGMIVMPEGYLAGVRELCTKYNVLMIIDEVATGFGRTGKMFACEHEGVEPDLMAAGKGITGGYLPIAITYTTEKIYEAFYDDYTNLKTFFHGHSYTGNQLGCAAALANLQLFEKDHITQRVARKSEYLHELFEDLIDLPHIGDIRQLGFMCGIELVYDKNTKEPFPFERRAAYKASLKMRELGLLTRPTGDVVVFMPPLASTEEELKEMVQIMKQAIESITSEEALHVAATNS from the coding sequence ATGGACTTAATAGACAAGAGTAAAAAATACTTGTGGCTGCCGTTTACACAAATGAAAGATTATGATGACGAGCCATTAATTATTGAAAGCGGTAAAGGGATTAAAGTGAAGGATATTAATGGAAAAGAATATTTTGATGCTTTTTCATCTGTCTGGCTGAATGTACATGGACACCGAAAGAAAGAGCTGGATGATGCTGTCCGCGCTCAGTTGAATAAGATTGCCCATTCTACCTTACTCGGAATGACGAATGTTCCGGCTACCGAATTAGCGGAAGAACTAGTCAAAATTGCTCCTGATTCCGTAAGCAGAGTCTTTTATTCTGACAGCGGGGCAGAAGCCGTTGAAATTGCTGTAAAGATGGCCTATCAATATTGGCAGAATATTGGTGAGACCAACAAACAGAAATTCATTTCGATAAAGAATGGATATCACGGAGATACAATTGGGGCAGTTAGTGTCGGAGCCATTGATATTTTTCATAAGGTGTACGGTCCTTTAATGTTTGAAGGGTATAAAACAACGGTTCCTCATGTCTACCGCTACCCTGAAGAGGACGCTGAGAAATGCCGTGATGAAGCACTTGAAACACTTGAGACCTTATTAAAAGAGCATCATCAGGAGATTGCCGGGTTAACCATTGAATCAATGGTCCAGGGGGCCGGCGGCATGATAGTCATGCCGGAAGGTTACTTAGCCGGTGTTCGGGAACTATGCACTAAATACAATGTTCTCATGATTATTGATGAAGTAGCGACAGGCTTCGGTCGTACTGGGAAGATGTTTGCCTGTGAGCATGAAGGTGTCGAACCGGATCTCATGGCAGCAGGAAAAGGAATTACCGGGGGCTACCTGCCTATTGCCATTACATACACAACAGAAAAAATTTATGAGGCTTTTTATGATGACTATACAAACCTGAAGACTTTCTTTCATGGTCATTCGTATACCGGCAATCAGCTTGGCTGTGCAGCAGCACTGGCCAACCTCCAATTATTTGAGAAAGACCATATCACTCAGCGGGTTGCGAGAAAGTCTGAGTATTTACATGAATTATTCGAAGATTTGATCGACCTCCCTCATATCGGAGACATCCGTCAGCTTGGCTTCATGTGCGGGATTGAGCTCGTTTACGATAAGAATACGAAGGAGCCTTTTCCTTTTGAAAGAAGAGCAGCCTATAAAGCCTCATTAAAGATGCGGGAATTAGGCCTTTTGACAAGACCTACCGGAGATGTAGTCGTCTTTATGCCGCCTCTAGCCAGTACAGAAGAAGAGTTAAAGGAAATGGTTCAGATTATGAAACAAGCCATTGAGAGTATTACATCGGAGGAGGCGCTTCACGTTGCTGCGACAAACTCATGA